In Aspergillus oryzae RIB40 DNA, chromosome 6, one genomic interval encodes:
- a CDS encoding DUF4419 domain-containing protein (predicted protein): MPVTFAVAEVSPTKWTFGGKVRNTEELFKESCPQIFKNGMKITHSSFSPSSFDRNFFIASNHGFVRAVYLAYCYHYHLKVRPDDVWVAILVQLGFYINAHAEECRKIFVAHEGKKELIVKQGSRLDPEDLAIRLAELIENEIVEDLRSWFMPSFSTTTEVDQVVASVLMMGTMQKYFGYRGVLSCGIPRVTLLGERADWVQLQNKIEKINEFGEEPRQFANLLRPVLRHFVACFDGSQGTQAKSFWSASVHMSGKSGPPTISGWVTAFCFWNAEGKCRKDVARHRSTKHLELDGLRYLPLRVKDIPSGSASVPIVIKGGKQDYKREMVAGLIGVNFTDPETLDTIEPVSGWCMYGPVQEVLPESKESTGDDL, encoded by the coding sequence ATGCCAGTCACGTTTGCAGTTGCGGAGGTTTCACCTACCAAGTGGACATTTGGAGGCAAAGTCCGCAATACGGAGGAATTATTCAAAGAGTCGTGCCCCCAGATATTCAAGAACGGCATGAAAATTACTCATAGTTCCTTCTCGCCTTCATCCTTTGACCGAAATTTCTTCATTGCAAGCAATCACGGTTTCGTCAGGGCAGTCTATCTTGCATATTGCTATCACTACCACTTGAAAGTCCGCCCAGACGATGTATGGGTGGCCATCCTCGTGCAGCTAGGATTTTACATCAATGCCCACGCGGAAGAGTGTAGGAAAATCTTTGTTGCTCacgaaggaaagaaagagctcaTTGTGAAGCAAGGGAGCCGTCTAGACCCCGAGGATCTTGCCATACGGCTGGCAGAGCTGATCGAAAatgagattgttgaagatctgcgGTCATGGTTCATGCCTTCATTTAGCACGACCACTGAGGTTGATCAGGTGGTAGCCTCTGTCTTGATGATGGGTACGATGCAGAAGTACTTTGGATACAGAGGGGTCCTCTCCTGTGGCATTCCAAGAGTCACCCTGCTGGGTGAGCGGGCAGACTGGGTTCAGCTACAGAACAAGATTGAGAAGATAAATGAGTTCGGTGAGGAGCCTCGTCAATTTGCAAACCTCCTACGCCCCGTCTTGCGGCATTTCGTGGCTTGCTTCGATGGCTCGCAAGGAACTCAGGCCAAAAGCTTTTGGAGTGCGAGTGTTCATATGTCTGGTAAGAGCGGACCTCCGACTATATCTGGCTGGGTCACTGCTTTCTGCTTCTGGAATGCAGAAGGCAAATGCCGGAAAGACGTGGCACGTCACAGATCAACCAAGCATCTCGAACTTGATGGCCTGCGCTATCTTCCGCTCAGGGTGAAAGATATCCCTTCTGGGTCCGCTTCTGTTCCTATAGTCATCAAGGGTGGGAAGCAGGATTACAAGAGAGAGATGGTCGCTGGTCTGATTGGTGTGAATTTTACGGACCCAGAGACGCTGGATACTATTGAACCGGTATCAGGATGGTGCATGTACGGACCAGTCCAGGAGGTACTCCCCGAATCCAAAGAGTCAACTGGAGATGATCTTTAG
- a CDS encoding NAP domain-containing protein (predicted protein), which produces MATPDPHPDLKALYDKENELNAQWEHDIHEARKIHYEHNKSFYQRRAELATGWTGDTQTHHPPIRDFWLTALRNEHETRKLVTKLDLGPLKSLIDIRVEWLEGFDYVLAFYFAPNEYFTNRMMRKEFYYDKTGEPTPNPSPLEMRGDRIHWKKNHILQAECHARIGTKSFFAFVSRSLAYGDAQTSEEESMEDARITEDFEMGESIRDSVQPYAMELNSKAFGLEEDGVGEEAEEAEEEDDEDIDYDME; this is translated from the coding sequence ATGGCAACCCCCGACCCTCACCCCGACCTAAAAGCCCTCTAcgacaaagaaaacgaacTCAACGCCCAGTGGGAGCACGACATCCACGAAGCCCGCAAGATACACTACGAGCATAACAAATCCTTCTACCAGCGTCGTGCAGAGCTCGCAACCGGCTGGACGGGCGACACCCAAACACACCATCCCCCCATCCGGGATTTCTGGCTGACAGCCCTGCGCAATGAGCACGAGACCCGCAAGCTAGTCACAAAGCTCGATCTGGGTCCTCTAAAGTCCCTCATTGACATCCGCGTCGAGTGGCTCGAGGGCTTCGACTACGTGCTTGCTTTTTACTTTGCTCCCAACGAATACTTCACGAACCGGATGATGCGCAAGGAGTTCTACTACGATAAGACTGGCGAGCCGACTCCGAACCCGTCGCCTTTGGAGATGAGGGGTGATCGGATTCATTGGAAGAAGAATCATATCCTGCAGGCGGAGTGTCATGCGCGGATTGGGacgaagtcgttctttgcctttgtgTCGAGGTCCCTGGCGTATGGGGATGCGCAGACgagtgaagaggaaagcaTGGAGGATGCGAGAATAACGGAGGATTTTGAGATGGGGGAGTCCATTAGGGATTCTGTACAGCCTTATGCTATGGAGTTGAATTCAAAGGCGTTTggcttggaggaggatggcgtAGgtgaggaggctgaggaggctgaggaggaggacgatgaggatattgattaTGATATGGAATAG
- a CDS encoding uncharacterized protein (predicted protein) — MQESSAYYNLGSHRRSVTTSSPEAQLWFNRGFLWAYSFNHDEAVRCFERATKHDPKCAMAFWGIAYAVGPNYNKAWHFFDMADRQHTVKKANEALTRAIELASNATPVERDLIKALTARFPPSDNIPSDMGPLNHAYADAMRPVYHAYSRDVDVAALFGDALMCISPRGLWDLDTGKPTGDHTVEAQKVIESAMAQGIEGRDHPAHCHLYIHLMEMSPMPERALPASDRLRRLVPDAAHMLHMPTHIDMAVGDYRRAVDSNEEAIIADDKYFNRDRGSALYVAYRVHNICAKLYAAFISGRFEESLSAAKKLEQIIDINVLTSTSPPMADWTESFLGNLAHVYVRFGRWEDILNLELPADRAVYCATTANILYARGVAFSALGRLAEAEAAQKQFEAARATVPPSRLNSIPVKEVDVLKVGSEMLSGELEYRKGNYEVAFAHLRQAIELEDALPYSDPPPWMQPVRHALGGLLLEQNRVEEAEQVFREDLGLAKDFPRRKARLNNVWGLHGLHECLVRLGKLEEALSIQVQRDIAVGSADVPITTSCYCRLSAVGKAETCCSSHI, encoded by the exons ATGCA GGAATCCTCAGCGTACTATAACCTCGGCTCGCATCGGCGCTCCGTGACCACATCCTCTCCAGAAGCTCAGCTCTGGTTTAACCGCGGATTTCTCTGGGCCTATTCTTTCAACCATGATGAAGCGGTGCGCTGCTTCGAGCGGGCTACCAAACACGATCCAAAGTGCGCCATGGCGTTCTGGGGGATCGCCTATGCCGTCGGTCCGAACTATAACAAGGCGTGGCACTTCTTCGACATGGCAGACCGTCAGCACACAGTGAAAAAGGCCAACGAAGCATTAACGCGGGCCATCGAGCTGGCGAGCAACGCCACCCCCGTGGAAAGAGATTTGATCAAAGCCCTCACAGCCCGATTCCCACCGTCAGACAATATCCCGTCCGACATGGGACCGCTGAACCATGCGTATGCGGACGCGATGCGACCTGTATATCACGCCTATAGCCGTGACGTAGATGTGGCCGCATTGTTTGGTGATGCACTCATGTGTATCAGTCCTCGAGGGCTATGGGATTTGGATACCGGCAAACCCACCGGCGACCACACTGTGGAGGCTCAAAAAGTGATCGAATCAGCAATGGCACAGGGCATCGAAGGTCGGGATCACCCGGCCCATTGCCATCTCTACATTCATTTGATGGAAATGTCACCAATGCCGGAGCGAGCATTACCAGCCTCCGACCGATTACGTCGCCTGGTGCCGGATGCTGCGCACATGTTACACATGCCAACGCATATCGATATGGCGGTGGGTGACTATCGCCGCGCGGTCGACTCCAACGAGGAAGCCATCATCGCTGATGACAAGTATTTCAACCGCGACCGTGGATCAGCCCTGTACGTCGCGTATCGGGTGCATAATATATGTGCCAAGTTGTATGCGGCCTTCATCTCGGGTCGGTTTGAAGAATCGCTATCGGCTGCGAAGAAGCTCGAACAGATTATCGATATCAACGTGCTAACAAGCACCAGCCCCCCAATGGCGGACTGGACTGAGAGCTTCCTAGGCAACCTGGCCCATGTGTATGTACGCTTTGGCCGTTGGGAGGATATCTTAAACCTAGAGCTTCCCGCTGACCGCGCCGTGTACTGTGCAACAACGGCCAATATACTTTACGCGCGCGGTGTCGCCTTCAGCGCCCTCGGCCGCCTCGCAGAAGCCGAGGCTGCTCAGAAACAGTTTGAGGCGGCGCGTGCGACTGTCCCGCCTTCCCGCTTGAACAGCATCCCGGTCAAAGAGGTCGACGTTCTCAAGGTCGGCTCAGAAATGCTCAGCGGCGAGCTAGAATATCGCAAGGGTAACTACGAGGTCGCATTTGCCCACCTTCGGCAAGCGATTGAGCTGGAAGACGCGCTCCCCTACTCGGACCCGCCGCCATGGATGCAGCCCGTGCGTCATGCCTTGGGTGGTCTACTGCTAGAGCAAAACCGTGTCGAAGAGGCAGAGCAGGTATTCCGAGAGGACCTTGGGCTTGCGAAAGATTTTCCCCGTCGCAAGGCCCGGCTGAATAATGTCTGGGGCTTACATGGGCTGCATGAGTGCCTGGTGCGCTTGGGCAAGCTCGAGGAAGCTCTTAGCATTCAGGTCCAGCGCGATATTGCCGTCGGTTCCGCAGATGTTCCTATTACCACCTCATGCTACTGTCGCTTATCCGCGGTGGGAAAGGCAGAGACATGCTGTTCTTCTCATATTTGA
- a CDS encoding isoamyl alcohol oxidase (predicted protein) gives MRSTLWSLLGLTGLAYASTEGSCKCTPGDSCWPTLDTWNALNASVSGKLIKNTPPAISCYPGPYQNDEECAYVYSQWSNETWQSLSPVGYIYPTDDNCPPVDLSSGEKPGNCTLGQAPLYTINATEPEELATGMAFAKKNNIRLVVRNTGHDILGKSEGYGALQIWIKYIQKGITYHENYVPSDQCKHTNWTGAAFTIAGGYVWSDVYQEAFKRNLTIVGGGDPTVGCIGGYIQGGGHSPASRDYGLGSDQVLEAQVMLANGTTVTANACQNSDLYFAIRGGGGGTYGVVTSAVVKAYPSKPVVAQSLAIMPLGNNTDALLEAVTDIHTEYPSISDAGFSGYGTWSINGPMVLFGNETVGYVHAVAAMGKSQKYAEVAFEPLLKKLQKYNGTSLFVSVQWFQFPSYPAYYNAMSGAHQSTGSANSALTSRMFDKDSLTKNRTLLRRMIGVIAGAPEEYTINSVELVGGGKVLTDGEDRFSGVNPAWRSTYMVNVVARGWADESTAQAVKDDITYKKGGAMRALTPKLGSYMNEADRNDPLWATDFFGANYKRLSLIKRKYDPEGFFYCPACVGSEAWHQDSLPGQAYGPLCHGRK, from the exons ATGCGTTCGACACTCTGGTCACTATTAGGCCTAACCGGGTTGGCCTACGCCAGCACCGAAGGTTCCTGCAAATGC ACACCCGGAGACTCATGCTGGCCAACACTCGACACTTGGAATGCGCTCAACGCGTCAGTATCTGGAAAGCTCATCAAGAACACCCCTCCTGCCATTTCCTGTTATCCGGGTCCCTACCAGAACGACGAGGAATGCGCTTATGTCTATTCGCAATGGTCCAATGAAACCTGGCAGTCTCTGTCACCTGTCGGATACATCTATCCAACAGATGACAATTGCCCGCCCGTGGATCTCAGCTCGGGAGAGAAGCCTGGAAACTGTACCTTGGGACAGGCTCCTTTGTACACCATCAATGCGACAGAGCCGGAAGAACTGGCTACTGGGATGGCGTTtgcgaagaagaacaacatccgTCTTGTTGTTAGAAATACCGgccatgatatcctcggaAA GTCGGAGGGTTATGGTGCCCTGCAAATCTGGATCAAGTATATCCAGAAAGGAATCACTTATCATGAAAACTACGTGCCATCGGACCAGTGTAAGCACACAAACTGGACTGGCGCTGCGTTCACGATCGCAGGTGGTTACGTCTGGTCGGACGTCTATCAGGAGGCATTTAAGCGTAACCTGACCAttgttggtggaggagacCCT ACGGTGGGTTGCATCGGTGGATACATCCAAGGTGGCGGCCACTCACCCGCAAGCCGCGACTACGGTCTAGGATCAGACCAAGTCCTCGAAGCGCAAGTCATGCTAGCCAACGGCACCACCGTGACAGCCAACGCATGCCAGAACTCCGACCTCTATTTCGCGATCcgaggcggcggcggcggcaccTACGGCGTCGTCACCTCCGCAGTCGTAAAAGCCTACCCTTCCAAACCCGTCGTGGCCCAATCGCTCGCCATAATGCCCCTGGGAAACAACACCGACGCCCTCCTGGAAGCAGTCACAGACATCCACACCGAATATCCATCCATCTCCGACGCAGGATTCTCCGGATACGGCACCTGGTCCATCAACGGCCCCATGGTACTCTTCGGCAACGAGACGGTTGGTTACGTCCATGCCGTGGCAGCCATGGGCAAATCCCAAAAGTACGCGGAGGTAGCATTTGAGCCTCTCCTGAAGAAACTGCAGAAATACAACGGTACTTCGCTCTTTGTTTCGGTTCAATGGTTCCAGTTTCCCTCCTATCCGGCTTACTACAACGCCATGTCGGGGGCGCATCAATCTACTGGCTCCGCGAATTCGGCTTTGACTTCGCGAATGTTCGACAAGGACTCTCTGACCAAGAACCGTACTTTGCTTCGCAGGATGATCGGTGTTATTGCCGGGGCTCCGGAAGAGTATACCATCAACAGTGTGGAGCTGGTCGGTGGTGGAAAGGTACTGACTGACGGAGAAGACCGTTTCTCGGGTGTCAATCCAGCCTGGCGCTCGACGTATATGGTCAATGTTGTGGCTAGGGGTTGGGCTGACGAGTCCACCGCTCAAGCTGTCAAGGATGATATTACTTACAAGAAGGGTGGGGCGATGAGGGCGTTGACTCCCAAGCTGGGTAGCTATATGAACGAG GCCGATCGAAACGATCCTCTCTGGGCTACTGACTTTTTCGGTGCTAACTACAAGCGCCTGTCTTTGATTAAGCGGAAGTATGACCCGGAGGGCTTTTTCTACTGTCCAGCCTGTGTGGGTAGTGAGGCCTGGCATCAGGATAGCCTCCCCGGTCAGGCTTACGGTCCTCTTTGTCACGGGAGAAAGTAG
- a CDS encoding uncharacterized protein (predicted protein) — MKFFNVLFFFYAALVVSVPTAINDAELDKSNASPDALTVVCQWDWDCPKQQLCCKGRCHRTGDCKHVPPKSEVAGPQRCTWATDCRPGDLCCSGYCQSVYDCRRVPPKPPVKDSEDTADNKDSPETPGDAEPVIDNSSETQLDKRRYRSPEDKFNKTNDESSIQSLQTEVTCKQYWDCGVSGEHQWMCCNGKCIKWYPGSTPWIRPKCLK; from the coding sequence ATGAAGTTCTTCAAtgtactcttcttcttctacgcCGCTCTGGTGGTGTCCGTTCCAACCGCCATTAACGACGCCGAACTCGACAAGTCTAACGCATCCCCTGACGCTCTAACCGTTGTCTGCCAGTGGGACTGGGACTGCCCCAAGCAGCAGCTCTGTTGCAAGGGTCGCTGTCACAGAACTGGTGATTGCAAACACGTTCCTCCCAAATCCGAGGTCGCCGGCCCCCAGAGATGCACTTGGGCTACTGACTGTCGTCCTGGAGACCTCTGCTGCAGCGGTTACTGTCAAAGTGTTTATGACTGCAGACGTGTTCCCCCGAAGCCTCCAGTGAAGGATTCCGAAGACACCGCAGACAATAAGGATAGCCCTGAAACCCCGGGCGATGCTGAACCCGTCATCGACAACTCTAGCGAGACTCAGCTTGATAAGAGGCGCTATCGCTCACCAGAAGATAAATTTAACAAGACCAATGACGAGTCCAGTATTCAGAGTCTCCAGACAGAGGTAACCTGCAAGCAGTACTGGGATTGCGGTGTTAGCGGGGAGCATCAATGGATGTGCTGTAACGGAAAGTGCATTAAGTGGTACCCTGGATCAACACCTTGGATCCGTCCAAAATGCTTGAAGTAG
- a CDS encoding uncharacterized protein (predicted protein), which yields MKSLTFPILLTLTSLAAARTDLDGCTKSATVNQWGEASMIWYVPDTGEICDFPDCGGGRAPPKYNQPGCAAYTGTETLTPSYLPGWGPDGKVAPSTSAVSASATHSEAEATSTGAVTSDTTKTGSTLITAAPTLSTGVSSSAAGSSSPAGSSSRVAESGSSSSSASSGSRGSSNTTSSAGVLATGNAASAMGISLR from the exons ATGAAATCTCTCACTTtccccatcctcctcacTCTCACCAGCCTCGCCGCCGCCCGCACCGATCTCGACGGCTGCACCAAATCCGCCACCGTCAACCAATGGGGCGAAGCCAGCATGATCTGGTACGTGCCCGACACCGGCGAGATCTGCGATTTCCCTGACTGCGGCGGTGGTCGCGCTCCCCCCAAGTACAACCAGCCCGGGTGCGCCGCCTACACCGGCACCGAGACCTTGACCCCGAGCTACCTCCCCGGCTGGGGTCCCGACGGCAAGGTTGCGCCGTCCACTTCGGCTGTCTCGGCTTCGGCAACGCATTCCGAGGCCGAGGCCACTTCCACTGGAGCCGTTACCTCTGATACTACTAAGACCGGTAGTACTTTGATTACTGCTGCGCCGACCTTGTCCACTGGGGTTTCGTCTTCGGCAgctggttcttcttcgccggctggttcttcttcgcggGTGGCGGAGAGTGGTTCGTCGTCGAGCTCTGCTTCGTCGGGTTCGAGGGGCTCTTCGAATACGACGTCTTCGGCGGGTGTTCTGGCGACTGGTAATGCGGCTAGTGCGATGG GGATATCCTTGAGGTAG
- a CDS encoding uncharacterized protein (predicted protein): MSSSTAPQGVATHLSANGLIGITWAGVALSVAFTSIRIAIRLQRMKHLLADDYFVLCGLALLITNAVLQTIQAPHLYYMTLTPTGEDIKYHSLRYVHLEFVIIGLFWSILWSIKGSFLALFWMISDGLPKYRRACAGIAIFAFIAYVGCWLASALNCHPPSDYFRFDIKGSVISISYSTAVDIITDLMIMALPLRILWKAKITRQQKIGLGVVFCVGFIIIATAIVRAIEITGRAYSDQVGLAIWSIAESSISVIVGCLPPFKSFISRNSSTNQYPYGSSGYTANRYDRSATSARKKRSLITTSLSEVPLPLEDMKSYRDLGYESHRQNVHITGGVDGPDGLGNTSWFKTSEDEPRGEIRMVKEFVSVHFFSFSLVVSVFTDVCRAWFLQDDLCFFVYINQSSSTKGRPIQRSGSRAIYPNRHGYPSQHNPHP; the protein is encoded by the exons ATGAGCAGTTCTACTGCTCCCCAGGGCGTGGCAACCCACCTGTCCGCCAATGGCCTCATTGGCATCACCTGGGCAGGTGTGGCGCTGAGCGTAGCATTCACCTCGATTCGTATAGCCATCCGCCTGCAGCGCATGAAGCATTTGCTCGCAGACGACTATTTTGTCCTGTGCGGGCTGGCTTTGCTCATCACAAACGCAGTGTTGCAGACCATCCAAGCGCCACACCTCTACTACATGACTCTAACCCCCACCGGAGAAGACATCAAATACCATTCCCTGCGCTATGTGCACCTGGAgttcgtcatcatcggaCTTTTCTGGTCCATCCTCTGGAGTATCAAGGGCTCCTTCCTGGCTTTGTTCTGGATGATCTCAGACGGACTCCCGAAGTACCGTCGCGCGTGTGCTGGAATCGCCATATTCGCTTTCATAGCGTATGTTGGGTGCTGGCTTGCGTCGGCACTCAACTGTCATCCTCCGTCGGATTACTTCAGATTCG ATATCAAAGGCTCCGTTATCTCCATCAGCTATAGTACAGCTGTGGATATCATCACTGACCTGATGA TCATGGCTCTCCCCCTTCGCATCCTCTGGAAGGCGAAAATCACCAGACAACAAAAGATCGGTCTAGGTGTCGTGTTCTGCGTCggattcatcatcatcgcaACAGCAATCGTGCGCGCAATTGAGATTACCGGAAGAGCCTATTCGGACCAAGTCGGTCTTGCTATATGGAGTATCGCTGAATCCTCAATCT CTGTCATAGTCGGCTGCCTCCCCCCTTTTAaatccttcatctcccgCAACTCGAGCACAAACCAGTATCCCTACGGATCAAGCGGATATACAGCTAATCGCTACGATCGGAGTGCGACATCAGCacggaagaaaaggtctTTAATCACGACGAGCTTGAGCGAGGTGCCCCTACCACTGGAGGATATGAAATCATATCGGGATTTGGGGTATGAGTCTCATAGACAGAATGTGCATATAACGGGTGGTGTAGATGGGCCGGATGGTCTTGGGAATACGTCGTGGTTTAAAACGTCTGAGGACGAGCCGCGCGGGGAGATCAGGATGGTTAAGGAGTTTGTGAGtgttcattttttttctttttctcttgttgtgaGTGTGTTTACTGATGTTTGCAGAGCATGGTTTCTTCAAGATGATTTGTGTTTCTTTGTG TACATCAATCAAAGTAGCTCTACAAAAGGCCGGCCAATCCAACGATCAGGGTCAAGAGCCATATATCCCAATCGACACGGCTATCCCTCACAGCACAATCCACATCCTTAA
- a CDS encoding uncharacterized protein (predicted protein), translating to MDMVKAAYRGQEYDMHFPGAEEEVPGFVPTCFEESEKDKYRGMADHLNSDMTERNAQVGMMGRIYQSADLVLVWLGDCSSKLAQGLPELEALAQRPPRELPPFELLIDDESTSTTAASSAFFKNDRFCISAAAMTVLDLTNRQWFKRIWVLQEFCLAKHVVFLYGKHYVSLQALLTSFIWAYQNPGEAMKPEKGWNIAKTYILPRWFSHTGDIPNVLLARKAIAQGHKLTLREWLLTCKGRSATDPKDFVFGGLSLIYPESLRIDKQRLQPGDYANSTHPPPLPPRPGTRAPNSNQPTMERPTAMVGVSVSSVPLPKGLWCVIEIDYKASEAEILVNVAACLLSQNEPHSLDLLSIAARPRDADDLLKAPLKCKSSKTYDLPSWVPALGSWTSLVNSNLAAAAVAAGGGGTAFAAGTLGQLQEAVPSPTISRDGTTLYLDAMPLDKIDEIILNAKFSYSKEHLDALIPFLELLAALPYTYPSDVGTSFNAIATALASSLSSFSSRDTELDSMMDGDVNRSSSSLPPQLLPRVWLCEIIEREVRLWVTVLRIDIKAFTVLKKIRANKRRRLESLLAVYRQLIGKFDDLPWSGTADQGIPPPDESHGDEQKKRRSEEIIESLCSKIEERIPGQSRRFLEAEMEPISPEAQRYENAFYSAMNWRSLFRTKDGLIGMGPSWLSCGDWVMPVRGAIVPYVFRHIDEDLKQQVKSLGNTVEKLEKHLFELKSTAKRNQQRLSIADTERKIASLKQKIGELCGQVGRKNAWVLIGEAYVEGVMRGEALERAGFDAFERIAIV from the exons ATGGACATGGTGAAAGCGGCGTATCGTGGACAAGAGTATGACATGCATTTCCCAGgggctgaagaagag GTACCCGGCTTCGTCCCCACGTGTTTCGAAGAATcggagaaagacaaatatCGCGGAATGGCTGACCATCTCAACAGCGATATGACCGAAAGAAATGCCCAGGTTGGAATGATGGGCAGGATATACCAATCGGCggaccttgttcttgtttggcTTGGTGACTGCTCGTCAAAGCTAGCTCAGGGCCTTCCTGAGCTAGAAGCATTAGCGCAGAGGCCTCCAAGGGAACTACCCCCATTCGAGTTATTGATTGACGACGAGAGCACATCTACTACTGCAGCATCCTCTGCCTTCTTTAAGAATGACCGGTTTTGCATATCAGCGGCAGCTATGACTGTACTCGATCTAACTAATCGGCAATGGTTCAAGCGCATCTGGGTACTGCAAGAATTCTGCTTGGCAAAACACGTTGTCTTTCTTTACGGCAAGCACTATGTTAGCCTCCAGGCTTTATTGACCTCGTTTATCTGGGCTTATCAAAACCCTGGGGAGGCAATGAAGCCGGAGAAAGGGTGGAATATTGCCAAGACATACATTTTGCCGCGATGGTTTTCTCACACTGGTGACATCCCCAACGTCCTGCTGGCTCGTAAAGCCATTGCCCAGGGCCACAAGTTAACCCTCCGCGAATGGCTTCTAACCTGCAAGGGTCGCAGTGCTACGGATCCAAAGGATTTCGTATTTGGCGGCCTGTCTCTGATTTATCCCGAGTCGTTAAGAATAGATAAGCAGCGTCTCCAGCCAGGTGACTATGCTAATTCTACTCATCCCCCGCCATTGCCGCCCCGGCCTGGCACTCGTGCTCCCAATAGCAACCAACCCACCATGGAGCGCCCAACAGCCATGGTGGGAGTTTCAGTATCATCGGTGCCCCTTCCCAAGGGACTATGGTGTGTCATCGAGATTGATTATAAGGCCAGCGAAGCCGAGATCTTGGTCAACGTCGCAGCATGCCTACTTTCCCAGAATGAACCACACAGTCTTGACCTGCTCTCCATTGCGGCCCGTCCGCGTGACGCCGACGACCTTCTCAAAGCGCCGCTCAAATGCAAGTCTAGTAAAACATATGATCTCCCCTCTTGGGTCCCAGCCTTGGGTTCTTGGACA TCTCTGGTAAACAGCAACCTAGCCGCGGCAGCGGTGGCGGCAGGTGGCGGCGGCACAGCCTTTGCAGCCGGGACATTAGGGCAACTGCAGGAAGCGGTCCCTTCGCCTACGATTTCACGCGATGGGACGACATTATACCTTGACGCTATGCCACTCGACAAAATTGATGAAATAATCCTAAACGCGAAGTTTTCGTATTCGAAAGAGCACCTCGACGCCCTAATACCCTTTCTCGAATTGTTGGCCGCGCTGCCCTACACCTACCCCTCTGATGTCGGCACGAGCTTTAATGCGATTGCTACCGCTCTTgcttcctccctttcttctttctcctcccgTGACACTGAACTAGACTCTATGATGGATGGAGATGTGAATAgatcctcgtcatcactgCCACCCCAGCTGCTTCCGCGCGTCTGGCTTTGCGAGATCATCGAGCGCGAGGTGCGCCTTTGGGTTACAGTTTTGCGAATAGACATCAAAGCCTTCACCGTGCTTAAGAAAATAAGGGCGAATAAGCGAAGGCGACTGGAAAGCCTTCTAGCCGTCTACCGGCAGCTGATTGGAAAGTTTGACGACCTTCCATGGTCAGGAACAGCAGACCAAGGCATACCACCGCCTGACGAGAGTCATGGTGATgagcagaaaaaaagacgaagCGAGGAAATTATCGAGAGCCTTTGTAGCAAGATAGAGGAAAGAATACCCGGGCAGTCTAGACGTTTCTTAGAGGCTGAGATGGAGCCTATTTCACCAGAGGCGCAGCGGTACGAGAATGCGTTCTATTCCGCTATGAACTGGCGCTCCTTGTTTAGAACGAAGGATGGTCTCATTGGGATGGGGCCTAGTTGGTTGAGTTGTGGTGATTGGGTGATGCCGGTACGGGGTGCCATTGTACCCTACGTATTCCGACACATCGATGAGGATTTGAAGCAGCAAGTGAAAAGCCTGGGGAATACGGTGGAGAAGTTGGAAAAACATCTCTTTGAATTGAAGTCTACTGCCAAGAGGAATCAACAGCGATTATCTATTGCGGATACTGAGAGGAAGATTGCATCGTTGAAACAGAAAATCGGCGAGCTTTGCGGTCAAGTTGGCAGAAAAAATGCATGGGTATTGATCGGGGAGGCGTATGTTGAGGGTGTTATGCGAGGAGAGGCTTTGGAAAGAGCAGGGTTTGATGCATTTGAGCGGATTGCCATTGTATGA